A window from Neodiprion fabricii isolate iyNeoFabr1 chromosome 2, iyNeoFabr1.1, whole genome shotgun sequence encodes these proteins:
- the LOC124174869 gene encoding kelch-like protein diablo isoform X2 codes for MVLQIDSVWGWASPPLRLQLAGGSRGASGSAGTGAGAQASQRMGEMVVERAPSPLRLGHTSEKHPGATLTELNVLRRHRELCDVVLNVGTRKIFAHRVILSACSPYFRAMFTGELAESRQTEVTIRDIDEVAMEQLIDFCYTSQIIVEEANVQTLLPAACLLQLAEIQDVCCEFLKRQLDPSNCLGIRAFADTHSCRELLRIADKFTQHNFQEVMESEEFLLLPVGQLVDIISSDELNVRTEEQVFSAVMNWVKYNVTERRQHLALVLQHVRLPLLSPKFLVGTVGSDLLVRSDDACRDLVDEAKNYLLLPQERPLMQGPRTRPRKPTRRGEVLFAVGGWCSGDAIASVERFDPNTADWKMVAPMSKRRCGVGVAVLNDLLYAVGGHDGQSYLNSIERYDPQTNQWSCDVAPTTSCRTSVGVAVLDGFLYAVGGQDGVQCLNHVERYDPKENKWSKVAPMTTRRLGVAVAVLGGYLYAIGGSDGQSPLTTVERYDPRQNKWSQVSPMSTRRKHLGCAVFNNLIYAVGGRDDCMELSSAEKYHPLTNSWSPIVAMTSRRSGVGLAVVNGQLYAVGGFDGTAYLKTIEVYDPEQNQWRLCGCMNYRRLGGGVGVMRAPQTENYIW; via the exons ATGGTGTTGCAGATAGACTCGGTGTGGGGTTGGGCGTCACCCCCGCTGCGCCTCCAATTAGCCGGGGGGTCTCGGGGCGCCTCGGGGAGTGCAGGCACTGGTGCTGGTGCCCAGGCCTCACAGAGAATGGGCGAAATGGTGGTGGAGCGAGCTCCGTCCCCTCTACGCCTTGGCCACACCTCCGAGAAGCACCCCGGCGCCACCCTGACGGAACTAAATGTATTGCGAAGACACAGAGAACTTTGCGACGTTGTTCTCAACGTTGgaacgagaaaaatatttgctcaCAGAGTCATACTGTCCGCATGCAGCCCTTATTTCAG GGCAATGTTTACTGGCGAATTGGCAGAGTCACGACAAACAGAAGTAACCATTAGGGACATCGATGAGGTCGCAATGGAGCAGCTAATAGACTTTTGTTACACTTCTCAAATAATAGTTGAAGAAGCAAACGTTCAGACTCTCTTACCGGCAGCGTGCCTTCTCCAACTCGCTGAGATCCAAGATGTTTGTTGTGAATTTCTTAAACGACAATTAGACCCATCAAACTGCCTTGGTATTCGCGCCTTTGCTGACACTCACTCCTGCAGAGAACTTTTACGCATCGCCGACAAATTTACCCAGCATAATTTTCAAGAG GTAATGGAGAGCGAAGAGTTCCTGTTGCTCCCTGTAGGTCAGCTAGTGGATATCATATCATCAGACGAATTGAACGTCCGAACTGAGGAACAAGTTTTTAGTGCAGTAATGAACTGGGTAAAGTACAATGTAACAGAGCGGAGACAACATCTAGCACTAGTGTTACAACACGTGCGACTCCCACTTCTGAGTCCGAAGTTCTTAGTAGGAACAGTAGGATCGGATTTACTTGTTCGTTCGGACGACGCATGTCGGGATTTGGTAGACGAAGCGAAAAATTATCTGTTGCTACCACAAGAACGTCCCTTAATGCAGGGTCCACGAACGAGACCAAGGAAGCCAACACGACGTGGAGAAGTTTTGTTCGCTGTAGGAGGATGGTGTTCAGGGGATGCAATCGCCAGTGTTGAAAGATTCGACCCCAACACAGCTGACTGGAAAATGGTAGCGCCCATGAGCAAAAGAAGATGCGGTGTTGGGGTTGCAGTACTTAATGACTTGCTGTACGCAGTTGGAGGCCATGACGGACAAAGCTACTTAAATAGCATCGAGCGATATGATCCCCAGACTAATCAATGGTCGTGTGATGTCGCACCAACAACTTCATGCCGTACTAGTGTGGGTGTTGCTGTTTTAGATGGATTTCTATATGCCGTTGGTGGGCAAGACGGCGTGCAGTGTCTAAATCATGTAGAAAG ATACGACCCGAAGGAGAACAAGTGGTCCAAAGTCGCGCCTATGACAACCCGAAGACTAGGAGTTGCAGTTGCTGTGTTAGGAGGATATTTGTACGCGATCGGCGGGTCCGATGGTCAATCGCCCCTAACTACGGTAGAAAGATACGATCCTAGACAAAATAAATGGTCGCAAGTTTCACCGATGTCAACAAGACGCAAACACCTCGGTTGTGCAGTGTTCAATAATCTTATATACGCAGTCGGTGGAAGAGACGATTGCATGGAGCTATCTAGCGCCGAAAAATATCACCCTCTCACTAACTCTTGGAGTCCCATTGTGGCCATGACGTCCAGGAGAAGTGGG GTCGGTTTGGCAGTTGTAAACGGTCAACTTTATGCCGTTGGTGGATTTGATGGAACAGCATATCTAAAAACAATCGAAGTTTATGACCCAGAGCAAAATCAATGGCGGTTGTGTGGTTGTATGAATTATCGAAGGCTAGGCGGAGGTGTTGGAGTGATGCGAGCCCCACAAACTGAGAATTATATTTGGTAG
- the LOC124174869 gene encoding kelch-like protein diablo isoform X1: protein MQAVHPARLHRWIVSPHRSCVMIVSSRLILPLNFNKPTTHTCSFSVTTFQYRPSHNVFGARVPLQVPEQIDSVWGWASPPLRLQLAGGSRGASGSAGTGAGAQASQRMGEMVVERAPSPLRLGHTSEKHPGATLTELNVLRRHRELCDVVLNVGTRKIFAHRVILSACSPYFRAMFTGELAESRQTEVTIRDIDEVAMEQLIDFCYTSQIIVEEANVQTLLPAACLLQLAEIQDVCCEFLKRQLDPSNCLGIRAFADTHSCRELLRIADKFTQHNFQEVMESEEFLLLPVGQLVDIISSDELNVRTEEQVFSAVMNWVKYNVTERRQHLALVLQHVRLPLLSPKFLVGTVGSDLLVRSDDACRDLVDEAKNYLLLPQERPLMQGPRTRPRKPTRRGEVLFAVGGWCSGDAIASVERFDPNTADWKMVAPMSKRRCGVGVAVLNDLLYAVGGHDGQSYLNSIERYDPQTNQWSCDVAPTTSCRTSVGVAVLDGFLYAVGGQDGVQCLNHVERYDPKENKWSKVAPMTTRRLGVAVAVLGGYLYAIGGSDGQSPLTTVERYDPRQNKWSQVSPMSTRRKHLGCAVFNNLIYAVGGRDDCMELSSAEKYHPLTNSWSPIVAMTSRRSGVGLAVVNGQLYAVGGFDGTAYLKTIEVYDPEQNQWRLCGCMNYRRLGGGVGVMRAPQTENYIW from the exons ATAGACTCGGTGTGGGGTTGGGCGTCACCCCCGCTGCGCCTCCAATTAGCCGGGGGGTCTCGGGGCGCCTCGGGGAGTGCAGGCACTGGTGCTGGTGCCCAGGCCTCACAGAGAATGGGCGAAATGGTGGTGGAGCGAGCTCCGTCCCCTCTACGCCTTGGCCACACCTCCGAGAAGCACCCCGGCGCCACCCTGACGGAACTAAATGTATTGCGAAGACACAGAGAACTTTGCGACGTTGTTCTCAACGTTGgaacgagaaaaatatttgctcaCAGAGTCATACTGTCCGCATGCAGCCCTTATTTCAG GGCAATGTTTACTGGCGAATTGGCAGAGTCACGACAAACAGAAGTAACCATTAGGGACATCGATGAGGTCGCAATGGAGCAGCTAATAGACTTTTGTTACACTTCTCAAATAATAGTTGAAGAAGCAAACGTTCAGACTCTCTTACCGGCAGCGTGCCTTCTCCAACTCGCTGAGATCCAAGATGTTTGTTGTGAATTTCTTAAACGACAATTAGACCCATCAAACTGCCTTGGTATTCGCGCCTTTGCTGACACTCACTCCTGCAGAGAACTTTTACGCATCGCCGACAAATTTACCCAGCATAATTTTCAAGAG GTAATGGAGAGCGAAGAGTTCCTGTTGCTCCCTGTAGGTCAGCTAGTGGATATCATATCATCAGACGAATTGAACGTCCGAACTGAGGAACAAGTTTTTAGTGCAGTAATGAACTGGGTAAAGTACAATGTAACAGAGCGGAGACAACATCTAGCACTAGTGTTACAACACGTGCGACTCCCACTTCTGAGTCCGAAGTTCTTAGTAGGAACAGTAGGATCGGATTTACTTGTTCGTTCGGACGACGCATGTCGGGATTTGGTAGACGAAGCGAAAAATTATCTGTTGCTACCACAAGAACGTCCCTTAATGCAGGGTCCACGAACGAGACCAAGGAAGCCAACACGACGTGGAGAAGTTTTGTTCGCTGTAGGAGGATGGTGTTCAGGGGATGCAATCGCCAGTGTTGAAAGATTCGACCCCAACACAGCTGACTGGAAAATGGTAGCGCCCATGAGCAAAAGAAGATGCGGTGTTGGGGTTGCAGTACTTAATGACTTGCTGTACGCAGTTGGAGGCCATGACGGACAAAGCTACTTAAATAGCATCGAGCGATATGATCCCCAGACTAATCAATGGTCGTGTGATGTCGCACCAACAACTTCATGCCGTACTAGTGTGGGTGTTGCTGTTTTAGATGGATTTCTATATGCCGTTGGTGGGCAAGACGGCGTGCAGTGTCTAAATCATGTAGAAAG ATACGACCCGAAGGAGAACAAGTGGTCCAAAGTCGCGCCTATGACAACCCGAAGACTAGGAGTTGCAGTTGCTGTGTTAGGAGGATATTTGTACGCGATCGGCGGGTCCGATGGTCAATCGCCCCTAACTACGGTAGAAAGATACGATCCTAGACAAAATAAATGGTCGCAAGTTTCACCGATGTCAACAAGACGCAAACACCTCGGTTGTGCAGTGTTCAATAATCTTATATACGCAGTCGGTGGAAGAGACGATTGCATGGAGCTATCTAGCGCCGAAAAATATCACCCTCTCACTAACTCTTGGAGTCCCATTGTGGCCATGACGTCCAGGAGAAGTGGG GTCGGTTTGGCAGTTGTAAACGGTCAACTTTATGCCGTTGGTGGATTTGATGGAACAGCATATCTAAAAACAATCGAAGTTTATGACCCAGAGCAAAATCAATGGCGGTTGTGTGGTTGTATGAATTATCGAAGGCTAGGCGGAGGTGTTGGAGTGATGCGAGCCCCACAAACTGAGAATTATATTTGGTAG
- the LOC124174869 gene encoding kelch-like protein diablo isoform X3, translated as MGEMVVERAPSPLRLGHTSEKHPGATLTELNVLRRHRELCDVVLNVGTRKIFAHRVILSACSPYFRAMFTGELAESRQTEVTIRDIDEVAMEQLIDFCYTSQIIVEEANVQTLLPAACLLQLAEIQDVCCEFLKRQLDPSNCLGIRAFADTHSCRELLRIADKFTQHNFQEVMESEEFLLLPVGQLVDIISSDELNVRTEEQVFSAVMNWVKYNVTERRQHLALVLQHVRLPLLSPKFLVGTVGSDLLVRSDDACRDLVDEAKNYLLLPQERPLMQGPRTRPRKPTRRGEVLFAVGGWCSGDAIASVERFDPNTADWKMVAPMSKRRCGVGVAVLNDLLYAVGGHDGQSYLNSIERYDPQTNQWSCDVAPTTSCRTSVGVAVLDGFLYAVGGQDGVQCLNHVERYDPKENKWSKVAPMTTRRLGVAVAVLGGYLYAIGGSDGQSPLTTVERYDPRQNKWSQVSPMSTRRKHLGCAVFNNLIYAVGGRDDCMELSSAEKYHPLTNSWSPIVAMTSRRSGVGLAVVNGQLYAVGGFDGTAYLKTIEVYDPEQNQWRLCGCMNYRRLGGGVGVMRAPQTENYIW; from the exons ATGGGCGAAATGGTGGTGGAGCGAGCTCCGTCCCCTCTACGCCTTGGCCACACCTCCGAGAAGCACCCCGGCGCCACCCTGACGGAACTAAATGTATTGCGAAGACACAGAGAACTTTGCGACGTTGTTCTCAACGTTGgaacgagaaaaatatttgctcaCAGAGTCATACTGTCCGCATGCAGCCCTTATTTCAG GGCAATGTTTACTGGCGAATTGGCAGAGTCACGACAAACAGAAGTAACCATTAGGGACATCGATGAGGTCGCAATGGAGCAGCTAATAGACTTTTGTTACACTTCTCAAATAATAGTTGAAGAAGCAAACGTTCAGACTCTCTTACCGGCAGCGTGCCTTCTCCAACTCGCTGAGATCCAAGATGTTTGTTGTGAATTTCTTAAACGACAATTAGACCCATCAAACTGCCTTGGTATTCGCGCCTTTGCTGACACTCACTCCTGCAGAGAACTTTTACGCATCGCCGACAAATTTACCCAGCATAATTTTCAAGAG GTAATGGAGAGCGAAGAGTTCCTGTTGCTCCCTGTAGGTCAGCTAGTGGATATCATATCATCAGACGAATTGAACGTCCGAACTGAGGAACAAGTTTTTAGTGCAGTAATGAACTGGGTAAAGTACAATGTAACAGAGCGGAGACAACATCTAGCACTAGTGTTACAACACGTGCGACTCCCACTTCTGAGTCCGAAGTTCTTAGTAGGAACAGTAGGATCGGATTTACTTGTTCGTTCGGACGACGCATGTCGGGATTTGGTAGACGAAGCGAAAAATTATCTGTTGCTACCACAAGAACGTCCCTTAATGCAGGGTCCACGAACGAGACCAAGGAAGCCAACACGACGTGGAGAAGTTTTGTTCGCTGTAGGAGGATGGTGTTCAGGGGATGCAATCGCCAGTGTTGAAAGATTCGACCCCAACACAGCTGACTGGAAAATGGTAGCGCCCATGAGCAAAAGAAGATGCGGTGTTGGGGTTGCAGTACTTAATGACTTGCTGTACGCAGTTGGAGGCCATGACGGACAAAGCTACTTAAATAGCATCGAGCGATATGATCCCCAGACTAATCAATGGTCGTGTGATGTCGCACCAACAACTTCATGCCGTACTAGTGTGGGTGTTGCTGTTTTAGATGGATTTCTATATGCCGTTGGTGGGCAAGACGGCGTGCAGTGTCTAAATCATGTAGAAAG ATACGACCCGAAGGAGAACAAGTGGTCCAAAGTCGCGCCTATGACAACCCGAAGACTAGGAGTTGCAGTTGCTGTGTTAGGAGGATATTTGTACGCGATCGGCGGGTCCGATGGTCAATCGCCCCTAACTACGGTAGAAAGATACGATCCTAGACAAAATAAATGGTCGCAAGTTTCACCGATGTCAACAAGACGCAAACACCTCGGTTGTGCAGTGTTCAATAATCTTATATACGCAGTCGGTGGAAGAGACGATTGCATGGAGCTATCTAGCGCCGAAAAATATCACCCTCTCACTAACTCTTGGAGTCCCATTGTGGCCATGACGTCCAGGAGAAGTGGG GTCGGTTTGGCAGTTGTAAACGGTCAACTTTATGCCGTTGGTGGATTTGATGGAACAGCATATCTAAAAACAATCGAAGTTTATGACCCAGAGCAAAATCAATGGCGGTTGTGTGGTTGTATGAATTATCGAAGGCTAGGCGGAGGTGTTGGAGTGATGCGAGCCCCACAAACTGAGAATTATATTTGGTAG